From Mycolicibacterium cosmeticum, a single genomic window includes:
- a CDS encoding WhiB family transcriptional regulator — protein sequence MSDLTCQELELPAVPCHGGNPDLWFAESPVELEQAKALCADCPIRSLCLSEALERQEPWGVWGGEIIERGAIVARKRPRGRPRKDAREGQAA from the coding sequence ATGTCGGACCTGACATGCCAAGAACTCGAACTGCCCGCGGTGCCGTGCCATGGGGGGAATCCCGACCTGTGGTTCGCCGAGAGCCCGGTCGAACTGGAGCAGGCCAAGGCGCTGTGCGCCGACTGCCCCATTCGCAGCCTGTGCCTGTCCGAGGCATTGGAGCGCCAGGAGCCGTGGGGCGTCTGGGGCGGCGAGATCATCGAGCGCGGCGCCATCGTGGCGCGCAAGCGGCCGCGGGGCCGTCCGCGCAAGGACGCCAGGGAAGGCCAGGCGGCCTAG